In a single window of the Paenibacillus sp. MMS20-IR301 genome:
- a CDS encoding helix-turn-helix domain-containing protein — protein MKYIFNLEQLCPATFAFHVISGKWNLPILAYLSEEEAIRYNELKRRLPGITGTTLTNCLKDLINYGIIHREQYNEVPPRVEYSLSPSGRELVPLIASIVAWGERNIHSLEKE, from the coding sequence ATGAAATATATTTTTAATCTGGAACAGCTTTGTCCGGCCACCTTTGCTTTTCATGTCATCAGCGGGAAATGGAATTTGCCGATTCTTGCTTATCTGAGTGAAGAAGAAGCTATCCGTTACAACGAGCTTAAGAGAAGACTCCCGGGCATCACGGGTACGACCTTAACCAACTGCCTGAAGGATCTCATTAACTACGGAATTATTCACCGGGAGCAATATAACGAGGTGCCTCCCCGGGTTGAATACTCCCTGTCCCCTTCCGGCCGGGAGCTGGTTCCGCTCATTGCGTCAATCGTGGCCTGGGGCGAGCGGAACATTCATTCGCTTGAGAAGGAGTGA